A genomic segment from Rhodospirillum centenum SW encodes:
- a CDS encoding thioesterase family protein, whose amino-acid sequence MTDSPPENLPGRPAPDDSAAPERPWFGDILAALAPGPSGWRVPVPPNWSQGRAGFGGLVTALCVEAIRRETGEAAPLRSLTMAFIGPALGEIDIQIRPLRRGRTASFIEATVVTGGGQEVAASLTACFGPERESRLTLESPPRAPMPDPAAGIRLPPLRGMGPVFIGQFDVRVVRGVPFGGGAEAEIEWWTRHHDPAARTSEAGLIAALDVLPPAATARLRGLMPVASLTWFIDFPGGLPAAGPAPAVLTVADGTDPAGADAGPGWVLTRSSADHGGGGFSGQAMTSWSADGRLLALHRQSVGIFG is encoded by the coding sequence GTGACCGACAGCCCTCCCGAGAACCTTCCTGGCAGGCCCGCCCCCGACGACTCCGCCGCGCCGGAGCGTCCCTGGTTCGGCGACATCCTGGCCGCGCTGGCGCCGGGGCCGTCCGGCTGGCGGGTGCCGGTCCCGCCGAACTGGAGCCAGGGCCGCGCCGGCTTCGGCGGTCTCGTCACGGCCCTCTGCGTCGAGGCGATCCGGCGGGAGACGGGGGAGGCGGCGCCGTTGCGCTCCCTCACCATGGCCTTCATCGGCCCGGCACTGGGGGAGATCGACATCCAGATCCGGCCCCTGCGCCGGGGCCGCACGGCCAGTTTCATCGAGGCGACCGTCGTCACCGGCGGCGGGCAGGAGGTGGCGGCCAGCCTGACCGCCTGTTTCGGGCCGGAGCGCGAGTCCCGCCTGACCCTGGAGTCGCCGCCGCGCGCCCCCATGCCCGACCCCGCCGCCGGCATCCGCCTGCCGCCGCTGCGCGGCATGGGGCCGGTCTTCATCGGGCAGTTCGACGTGCGGGTGGTGCGCGGCGTGCCCTTCGGCGGCGGTGCCGAGGCGGAGATCGAGTGGTGGACCCGGCACCACGACCCCGCGGCGCGGACCAGCGAGGCCGGTCTGATCGCCGCGCTGGACGTGCTGCCGCCGGCCGCCACGGCCCGGCTGCGCGGGCTGATGCCGGTGGCGAGCCTGACCTGGTTCATCGACTTCCCCGGCGGCCTGCCGGCGGCGGGACCGGCCCCGGCCGTGCTGACCGTGGCGGACGGGACCGATCCGGCCGGCGCGGATGCCGGCCCCGGCTGGGTCCTGACCCGCAGCAGCGCCGACCATGGCGGCGGCGGCTTCAGCGGTCAGGCCATGACAAGCTGGTCCGCCGACGGCCGCCTGCTGGCGCTGCACCGGCAGTCGGTGGGGATCTTCGGGTAG
- a CDS encoding vitamin B12-dependent ribonucleotide reductase, whose product MRFERRFTTEGQDAYEGIDFRRATSEIRNPDGSVVFQLKDIEVPADWSQVACDILAQKYFRKAGVPAALKAVEENTVPSFLWRHVADEEALAALPAEKRTGSEISARQVFDRLAGTWAYWGWKGGYFDGEADARVFYDEMRFMLARQMAAPNSPQWFNTGIHWAYGIDGPSQGHFYVDFRTGELVKSETAYEHPQPHACFIQSVDDDLVNEGGIMDLWVREARLFKYGSGTGTNFSRLRGEGEKLSGGGKSSGLMSFLKIGDRAAGAIKSGGTTRRAAKMVTVDLDHPDIEAYIDWKVAEEQKVAALVTGSKTVRKHLTMVMAACTEGFGPDADRLDPQKNKALKRAIIAARKALVPENYIQRAVQLAGQGYTDFDVRVFDTDWDSEAYLTVSGQNSNNSVRIPNAFLEAVETDADWTLIRRTDGKPARTLKARALWDKIAYAAWQSADPGVQFDTTINEWHTCPASGRINASNPCSEYMFLDDTACNLASINLMEFRRTDGSFDIPAFEHACRLWTVVLEISVLMAQFPSREIARLSYEYRTLGLGFANIGGLLMASGIPYDSTEGRAICGAITAIMTGIAYATSAEMAQELGPFPGYAQNREAMLRVIRNHRRAAHGARSGYEDLSVLPVALRADDCPDAALMDAAKAAWDKALALGEAHGFRNAQATVLAPTGTIGLVMDCDTTGIEPDFALVKFKKLAGGGYFKIINRAVPEALSRLGYTPEEITRIERYAVGHGTLQGAPGIDHAKLRAKGFGDAELEKLEAALGSAFDIKFAFNRWTFGEAFCTETLGIPPAALDDFGFDMLAFLGFGKAEIEAANVYCCGAMTLEGAPGLKDEHLPVFDCASPCGKVGRRYLSAQSHIRMMAAAQPFISGAISKTINMPNHAGVEECKDAYLLSWRLGLKANALYRDGSKLSQPLNAQVLEEDEEETADEESLVERIVEAPAAARAPLIAERIVERVVEKVIRQTEREKLPHRRKGYTQKAMVGGHKVYLRTGEYQDGRLGEIFIDMHKEGAAFRSMMNNFAIAVSLGLQYGVPLEEYVEAFTFTRFEPSGMVQGNDAIKMATSILDYVFRELAISYLGRNDLAHATPEDLLPDTMGRGERQAELPEAAARVTKETLDVVARVASTGYVRSNLRVLPGGAAGKAVQAFESVAAPVAYAATGTETARPATAFAGGGTTTTTTTTVHYHRESSSDARLEKVKEARAKGYEGDPCPECGNMTLVRNGTCLKCDTCGSTTGCS is encoded by the coding sequence ATGCGATTTGAGCGACGCTTCACCACCGAGGGACAGGACGCCTACGAGGGCATCGACTTCCGCCGCGCGACCAGCGAGATCCGCAATCCCGACGGCTCGGTCGTCTTCCAGCTCAAGGACATCGAGGTGCCGGCCGACTGGAGCCAGGTCGCCTGCGATATCCTGGCCCAGAAGTACTTCCGCAAGGCCGGGGTGCCCGCCGCCCTGAAGGCGGTGGAGGAGAACACCGTCCCCTCCTTCCTCTGGCGCCATGTGGCGGACGAGGAGGCGCTGGCCGCCCTGCCGGCCGAGAAGCGCACGGGCAGCGAGATCTCGGCCCGGCAGGTGTTCGACCGGCTGGCCGGCACCTGGGCCTACTGGGGCTGGAAGGGCGGCTATTTCGACGGCGAAGCGGACGCCCGCGTCTTCTACGACGAGATGCGCTTCATGCTGGCGCGCCAGATGGCGGCGCCGAACTCGCCGCAGTGGTTCAACACCGGCATCCACTGGGCCTACGGCATCGACGGCCCCAGCCAGGGCCACTTCTACGTGGACTTCCGCACCGGCGAGCTGGTGAAGTCCGAGACCGCCTATGAGCATCCGCAGCCGCACGCCTGCTTCATCCAGTCCGTCGACGACGATCTGGTGAACGAGGGCGGCATCATGGACCTGTGGGTCCGCGAGGCGCGCCTGTTCAAGTACGGCTCCGGCACCGGCACCAACTTCTCCCGCCTGCGCGGCGAGGGCGAGAAGCTGTCCGGCGGCGGCAAGTCGTCCGGCCTGATGTCCTTCCTGAAGATCGGCGACCGCGCCGCGGGCGCCATCAAGTCGGGCGGCACCACCCGCCGCGCCGCCAAGATGGTGACGGTGGACCTCGACCACCCGGACATCGAGGCCTACATCGACTGGAAGGTCGCGGAGGAGCAGAAGGTGGCCGCGCTGGTCACCGGCTCCAAGACCGTGCGCAAGCACCTGACCATGGTCATGGCCGCCTGCACCGAGGGTTTCGGCCCCGATGCGGATCGCCTGGACCCGCAGAAGAACAAGGCGCTGAAGCGCGCCATCATCGCCGCGCGCAAGGCGCTGGTGCCGGAGAACTACATCCAGCGCGCCGTCCAGCTCGCCGGCCAGGGCTACACGGACTTCGACGTCCGGGTGTTCGACACCGACTGGGATTCGGAAGCCTACCTGACCGTCTCCGGCCAGAACTCCAACAACTCCGTGCGCATCCCGAACGCCTTCCTGGAGGCGGTCGAGACGGATGCCGACTGGACGCTGATCCGCCGCACCGACGGCAAGCCGGCGCGGACGCTGAAGGCCCGCGCGCTGTGGGACAAGATCGCCTATGCCGCGTGGCAGTCGGCCGATCCGGGGGTGCAGTTCGACACCACCATCAACGAGTGGCACACCTGCCCGGCCTCGGGGCGGATCAACGCCTCGAACCCCTGCTCCGAGTACATGTTCCTGGACGACACGGCCTGCAATCTGGCCTCCATCAACCTGATGGAGTTCCGCCGGACGGACGGGAGCTTCGACATCCCGGCCTTCGAGCATGCCTGCCGTCTGTGGACCGTGGTGCTGGAGATCAGCGTCCTGATGGCGCAGTTCCCCTCGCGGGAGATCGCCCGGCTGTCCTATGAGTACCGCACGCTGGGCCTGGGCTTCGCCAACATCGGCGGCCTGCTGATGGCGTCGGGAATCCCCTACGACTCGACCGAGGGGCGCGCCATCTGCGGCGCCATCACGGCGATCATGACCGGCATCGCCTATGCCACCTCCGCCGAGATGGCACAGGAGCTGGGCCCCTTCCCCGGCTATGCGCAGAACCGCGAGGCGATGCTGCGGGTCATCCGCAACCACCGCCGCGCCGCGCACGGCGCACGCTCGGGCTATGAGGATCTGTCGGTGCTGCCGGTGGCGCTGCGCGCCGACGACTGCCCCGACGCCGCCCTGATGGACGCTGCCAAGGCGGCCTGGGACAAGGCGCTGGCGCTGGGCGAGGCGCACGGCTTCCGCAACGCCCAGGCCACGGTGCTGGCCCCGACCGGCACCATCGGGCTGGTGATGGACTGCGACACCACCGGCATCGAGCCCGACTTCGCGCTGGTGAAGTTCAAGAAGCTGGCCGGCGGCGGCTACTTCAAGATCATCAACCGCGCCGTGCCGGAGGCCCTGTCCCGGCTGGGCTACACGCCCGAGGAGATCACCCGGATCGAGCGCTACGCGGTCGGCCACGGCACGCTGCAGGGCGCGCCCGGCATCGACCATGCCAAGCTGCGGGCCAAGGGCTTCGGCGACGCCGAACTGGAGAAGCTGGAGGCGGCGCTGGGCTCCGCCTTCGACATCAAGTTCGCCTTCAACCGCTGGACCTTCGGCGAGGCGTTCTGCACCGAGACGCTGGGCATCCCGCCGGCGGCGCTGGACGATTTCGGCTTCGACATGCTGGCCTTCCTGGGCTTCGGCAAGGCCGAGATCGAGGCCGCCAACGTCTACTGCTGCGGGGCGATGACACTGGAGGGCGCGCCGGGCCTGAAGGACGAGCACCTGCCGGTGTTCGACTGCGCCAGCCCGTGCGGCAAGGTCGGCAGGCGCTACCTCTCCGCCCAGAGCCACATCCGCATGATGGCGGCGGCACAGCCCTTCATCTCGGGCGCCATCTCCAAGACCATCAACATGCCCAACCACGCCGGCGTGGAGGAGTGCAAGGACGCCTATCTGCTGTCCTGGCGCCTGGGCCTGAAGGCGAACGCGCTCTACCGCGACGGCTCGAAGCTGAGCCAGCCGCTGAACGCACAGGTGCTGGAGGAGGACGAGGAGGAGACGGCCGACGAGGAGTCGCTGGTCGAGCGCATCGTCGAGGCCCCGGCCGCGGCGCGCGCGCCCCTGATCGCCGAGCGCATCGTCGAGCGGGTGGTGGAGAAGGTGATCCGCCAGACCGAGCGGGAGAAGCTGCCGCACCGGCGCAAGGGCTATACCCAGAAGGCCATGGTCGGCGGGCACAAGGTCTATCTGCGCACCGGCGAGTACCAGGACGGCCGGCTGGGCGAGATCTTCATCGACATGCACAAGGAGGGCGCCGCCTTCCGGTCGATGATGAACAACTTCGCCATCGCCGTGTCGCTGGGTCTCCAGTACGGCGTGCCGCTGGAGGAGTATGTGGAGGCGTTCACCTTCACCCGCTTCGAACCGTCGGGCATGGTCCAGGGCAACGACGCCATCAAGATGGCGACCTCCATCCTGGACTACGTGTTCCGCGAACTGGCGATCTCCTACCTCGGCCGCAACGATCTGGCGCACGCCACGCCGGAGGACCTGCTGCCCGACACGATGGGCCGCGGCGAGCGGCAGGCCGAGCTGCCGGAGGCCGCCGCCCGGGTGACGAAGGAGACGCTGGACGTGGTGGCGCGCGTCGCCAGCACGGGCTATGTCCGCTCCAATCTGCGGGTGCTGCCCGGCGGGGCCGCCGGCAAGGCGGTGCAGGCGTTCGAGAGCGTCGCCGCCCCCGTCGCCTATGCCGCCACCGGCACGGAGACGGCCCGTCCGGCCACCGCCTTCGCCGGCGGCGGCACGACGACGACGACCACCACGACCGTCCACTACCACCGGGAAAGCAGCAGCGACGCCCGGCTGGAGAAGGTCAAGGAGGCCCGTGCCAAAGGCTACGAGGGCGATCCCTGCCCCGAGTGCGGGAACATGACCCTGGTGCGCAACGGCACCTGCCTCAAGTGCGATACCTGCGGCTCGACGACCGGCTGTAGCTGA
- a CDS encoding lysylphosphatidylglycerol synthase domain-containing protein, translating into MDSSFDTAREAARSEPTPTAGGSETARPSLSARARTWSGIASFVILVILAVVAVRHVMHEVDVADVWAYLDALPLWKVLEALALTAAGYMVLTLYDVSALRYLNLRVRYPTVALASFAGYAISNNVGWAVISGGSVRYRVYSAAGLSAGTIAKVVVFSTTTFTLGVSFTGSIGMLVGPHPVASLLSLPEWLVQVLAGVTLAGLLALCVLAEVTRKPVKVWRWSFQLPSSGLMLAQIAIASLEILIAGAALWLLLPQTHGASFMEFLGIYCAALVVAMVSHIPGGLGVFETILLLGLSAQGSAGGVLGALLAYRFIYYVLPLVVAGMLLAAWELKTASGPAAALRALFRRVFNREP; encoded by the coding sequence ATGGACTCCTCCTTCGACACCGCCCGCGAGGCCGCCCGGTCCGAACCGACGCCGACGGCCGGGGGCTCGGAGACGGCGCGGCCGTCCCTGTCCGCCCGGGCCAGGACATGGTCCGGCATCGCCAGCTTCGTGATCCTCGTCATCCTGGCCGTCGTGGCCGTCCGCCATGTCATGCATGAGGTGGATGTCGCGGATGTCTGGGCCTACCTCGACGCGCTGCCGCTCTGGAAGGTGCTGGAGGCCCTGGCCCTCACCGCGGCCGGCTACATGGTGCTGACCCTCTACGACGTGTCGGCGCTGCGGTACCTGAACCTCCGGGTCCGCTATCCCACGGTGGCGCTGGCCAGCTTCGCCGGCTACGCGATCTCCAACAATGTCGGCTGGGCCGTGATCAGCGGCGGCTCCGTCCGCTACCGGGTCTATTCGGCGGCGGGCCTGTCGGCGGGGACGATCGCCAAGGTCGTCGTCTTCTCCACCACCACCTTCACCCTGGGCGTCAGCTTCACCGGCTCCATCGGCATGCTGGTGGGTCCGCATCCGGTGGCATCGCTGCTCTCCCTGCCGGAATGGCTGGTGCAGGTGCTGGCCGGGGTCACGCTCGCGGGGCTGCTGGCGCTCTGCGTGCTGGCGGAGGTGACGCGCAAGCCGGTCAAGGTCTGGCGCTGGTCGTTCCAGCTTCCGTCCTCGGGGCTGATGCTGGCCCAGATCGCCATCGCCTCGCTGGAGATCCTGATCGCCGGTGCCGCGCTCTGGCTTCTGCTGCCGCAGACCCACGGTGCCAGCTTCATGGAGTTCCTGGGTATCTACTGTGCCGCCCTGGTCGTCGCCATGGTCAGCCACATCCCCGGCGGTCTGGGCGTGTTCGAGACGATCCTGCTGCTCGGCCTGTCGGCCCAGGGTTCGGCGGGCGGCGTGCTCGGCGCGCTGCTGGCCTATCGCTTCATCTACTATGTGCTGCCGCTCGTCGTGGCCGGCATGCTGCTGGCAGCATGGGAACTGAAGACGGCCTCCGGGCCGGCTGCGGCGCTGCGCGCCCTGTTCCGGCGGGTCTTCAACCGGGAACCCTGA
- a CDS encoding NADH:ubiquinone oxidoreductase subunit NDUFA12, which translates to MAKQESTSLVTRMANVAINVLTWRRGQLVGTDKFGNRYFEERKARSGTRRRRWVLFNGEPEATKVPPEWHGWLHYTMDAPLPENSPFHKPWVKEHQPNRTGTLNAYRPPGHMLQGGQRARATGDYEPWTPS; encoded by the coding sequence ATGGCCAAGCAGGAAAGCACCTCCCTTGTCACCCGGATGGCGAACGTCGCCATCAACGTCCTGACCTGGCGGCGCGGCCAGCTCGTGGGGACCGACAAGTTCGGCAACCGCTATTTCGAGGAGCGCAAGGCGCGCTCCGGCACCCGGCGGCGCCGCTGGGTCCTTTTCAACGGCGAGCCGGAGGCGACGAAGGTGCCGCCCGAATGGCATGGCTGGCTGCACTACACGATGGATGCGCCGCTGCCGGAGAACAGCCCCTTCCACAAGCCCTGGGTGAAGGAGCATCAGCCCAACCGCACCGGGACGCTGAACGCCTACCGGCCGCCGGGGCACATGCTCCAGGGCGGCCAGCGGGCGCGCGCCACAGGCGATTACGAACCCTGGACGCCGAGCTGA
- the mlaD gene encoding outer membrane lipid asymmetry maintenance protein MlaD, whose amino-acid sequence MRRNVIETVLGAVVLVVAGFFLFFAYQSSNVRTVSGYRLEARFSSTGGLQPGADVRISGVRVGTVVNQYLDKQTFQAVLVLEVDTSVRLPEDTTAVIASESLLGGRFLDLQPGGAEDLLNPGDRIQYTQSAVNLEDLLGRYIFSSGQGGQQGGGQQGQQPAEPPSGGLLGGGK is encoded by the coding sequence ATGCGCAGGAACGTCATCGAAACCGTGCTGGGAGCCGTCGTGCTCGTGGTGGCCGGCTTCTTCCTCTTCTTCGCCTACCAGTCCAGCAACGTCCGGACCGTCAGCGGCTACAGGCTGGAGGCCCGCTTCTCCAGCACCGGCGGCTTGCAGCCGGGCGCGGATGTCCGCATCAGCGGCGTCCGGGTCGGCACCGTCGTCAACCAGTACCTGGACAAGCAGACCTTCCAGGCCGTGCTGGTGCTGGAGGTGGACACCTCCGTCCGGCTGCCGGAGGACACGACGGCCGTCATCGCCAGCGAGAGCCTGCTGGGCGGGCGTTTCCTCGATCTCCAGCCCGGCGGGGCGGAGGATCTGCTGAACCCCGGCGACCGCATCCAGTACACCCAGTCCGCGGTGAACCTGGAGGATCTGCTGGGCCGCTACATCTTCAGCAGCGGCCAGGGGGGCCAGCAGGGGGGCGGGCAGCAGGGCCAGCAGCCGGCGGAACCGCCGTCGGGCGGCCTGCTCGGCGGGGGTAAGTAG